A segment of the Candidatus Thermoplasmatota archaeon genome:
CCTTCGGGCCTGGACTTGATAGCCTTGAGGACCTCTTCAATCTTCTCAGGGACGACGGCAATAATGACCTTGCCCTCGTTCCCGATTTCCAGCGGATCGATACCTAACATCTCGCAAGCAGAAAGCACAGCGTCATCGATCGGTATGTCCTCCTCCCTGACCACGATGCCCGTCTCAGACTTGTCCGCCCATTCGTTGAGCAGGTTCGCCAGCCCGCCTCTGGTGGGGTCCTTCATCGCCGTGATGCCGCCGACCTTCAGCCCCACAGCAATGAGATGATTCAAGGGCGCAGCGTCGCTCTTGACCGTCGTCTCGAAACCGTATCCTTCCCGGAACGACAGTATCGCAACCCCGTGGTTCCCGATCGGACCCGAGGCGATCAGCACATCCCCTTCGGCCACGGCGGAATCGTTCGGCCAGTTCCACTTGAACTTCCTGTGCTTCCTCACTTCGCGGATATTGTGGTCCAGGTGCTCGGACCTCTTCCCCACTCCGCTGGTGTTTATGAAAAGGCCGTCCAGGGCGCCCTTCTCGACGACCTTGGTATCTCCGGTGACAATCCTCAC
Coding sequences within it:
- the hypE gene encoding hydrogenase expression/formation protein HypE, which produces MQEFIREFVLKELDHDFGEIPLAALDDAAIIDGIAFTTDSYTVKPLFFPGGDIGVLSVAGTVNDLSVMGATPLALSCAMIIQEGFSGEELHKIMRSISATAKKADVRIVTGDTKVVEKGALDGLFINTSGVGKRSEHLDHNIREVRKHRKFKWNWPNDSAVAEGDVLIASGPIGNHGVAILSFREGYGFETTVKSDAAPLNHLIAVGLKVGGITAMKDPTRGGLANLLNEWADKSETGIVVREEDIPIDDAVLSACEMLGIDPLEIGNEGKVIIAVVPEKIEEVLKAIKSRPEGKKAKIIGEATKHVRGVMMETHTGGKRVVEPPVGDPVPRIC